In Nostoc sp. UHCC 0926, a single genomic region encodes these proteins:
- a CDS encoding CTB family bacteriocin: protein MSKDIKPEVSELFLDLSAQQQETISGGRSLSSGLDFENLFFQKTDIETFANSAINVSGSNGSISSIQQTGYRFSQITFGFSLGTQLRRRGSARSNSGLFNMLFSMMSLLG, encoded by the coding sequence AAGTTTCTGAATTATTTCTTGATTTATCAGCACAACAACAAGAAACTATCTCTGGTGGACGTTCTCTTTCTTCAGGATTAGATTTTGAAAATTTGTTCTTCCAAAAAACAGATATAGAAACTTTTGCCAATAGTGCAATTAATGTATCTGGTAGTAATGGTAGTATTTCTTCTATTCAACAAACTGGATATAGGTTCTCACAAATTACCTTTGGATTCAGTCTAGGTACTCAACTACGGAGGCGTGGGTCAGCGAGGAGCAACTCTGGTTTATTTAATATGTTGTTTAGTATGATGTCTCTTCTAGGTTAA